One window of the Staphylococcus equorum genome contains the following:
- the aroE gene encoding shikimate dehydrogenase, with protein MKYAVIGNPIDHSLSPVMHNANFETLNDDSTYEAINIPEAHFHLIKEIIEDKALSGFNVTIPHKERILPYLDEIDDQSKTVGAVNTVKIEGGKWIGYNTDGIGYVTGLKQAYPDLQNAYILILGAGGASKGIVNELNKHVRPKLTVANRTMSRFDNWDLDINKISLSDAEKSLAEFDIIINTTPAGMNQNKDVAISLDQLASHTLVSDIVYIPFKTPILEIAEEKGNPIHNGLDMFVYQGAESFEIWTEQTPDIQVMKEAVLKHL; from the coding sequence ATGAAATATGCAGTAATAGGCAATCCTATTGATCATTCTTTGTCACCAGTTATGCATAATGCGAACTTTGAGACTTTAAATGATGATTCAACATATGAAGCGATTAATATTCCTGAAGCACATTTTCATCTTATTAAAGAAATCATAGAAGACAAAGCGCTCTCTGGATTTAATGTTACAATACCTCATAAAGAACGTATTTTACCTTATTTAGATGAAATTGATGACCAATCTAAAACAGTTGGTGCAGTTAATACAGTTAAAATTGAAGGCGGAAAATGGATAGGCTACAATACAGATGGCATAGGCTATGTTACAGGACTTAAACAGGCTTATCCGGATTTACAAAATGCGTATATACTCATTTTAGGTGCAGGCGGTGCCAGTAAAGGTATTGTAAACGAACTGAATAAACACGTTCGACCTAAATTAACTGTTGCTAATAGAACTATGAGTCGCTTTGATAACTGGGATTTAGATATCAATAAGATTAGTTTATCAGACGCAGAAAAATCATTGGCTGAATTTGATATTATTATTAATACTACACCTGCAGGTATGAATCAAAACAAAGATGTAGCCATAAGTCTCGACCAATTAGCTTCACATACATTAGTGAGTGATATTGTTTATATTCCTTTTAAAACGCCAATTTTAGAAATAGCAGAAGAAAAAGGCAATCCTATACACAATGGATTGGACATGTTTGTTTACCAAGGCGCAGAAAGTTTTGAGATTTGGACCGAACAAACACCAGACATTCAAGTAATGAAAGAAGCAGTACTAAAACATTTATAA
- the yhbY gene encoding ribosome assembly RNA-binding protein YhbY translates to MLTGKQKRFLRSKANNVDPTFQIGKSGINDNMVSQINDILENRELIKVHVLQNNYEDKNDLAQSLSDATRSDVVQVIGSMIVLYKESQDNKQIQLP, encoded by the coding sequence ATGCTAACAGGTAAACAAAAAAGATTTTTAAGAAGTAAAGCAAATAACGTAGACCCAACTTTCCAAATTGGGAAATCAGGTATAAATGATAACATGGTTAGTCAAATTAACGATATTTTAGAAAATAGAGAGTTAATTAAAGTACATGTTTTACAAAATAATTATGAAGATAAAAATGATTTAGCACAAAGCTTAAGTGATGCGACGAGAAGTGATGTCGTACAAGTAATCGGGTCTATGATTGTATTGTACAAAGAATCTCAAGATAACAAACAAATACAATTACCATAA
- a CDS encoding nicotinate-nucleotide adenylyltransferase, with protein sequence MTKSIVLYGGQFNPIHTAHMVVASEVNNVIKPEKFYFIPSYMSPLKEHNDFLDVQYRIDMIQCAINELGFGTICLDEIERKGQSYTYDTVEHILKQHPQSKLYFVIGTDQYNQLEKWYKIDELKSLITFVIVNRDKSAQEVEPGMLAINIPRIDISSTLIRDRIKNDENIQVLVPPSVEQYIREEGLYEN encoded by the coding sequence ATGACTAAGTCAATTGTATTATATGGTGGGCAGTTTAACCCGATTCATACAGCTCACATGGTTGTTGCAAGTGAAGTGAATAACGTAATAAAACCTGAGAAGTTCTATTTTATACCGAGCTATATGTCTCCATTAAAAGAGCATAATGATTTTTTAGACGTGCAGTATAGAATAGATATGATTCAGTGTGCGATTAATGAACTTGGATTTGGAACAATTTGTCTTGATGAAATTGAACGAAAAGGGCAAAGCTACACTTATGATACAGTAGAGCATATTTTAAAGCAGCATCCTCAATCTAAGCTATACTTTGTTATAGGTACTGACCAATACAATCAACTTGAAAAGTGGTATAAAATTGATGAGTTAAAATCATTAATTACTTTTGTAATTGTTAATAGAGATAAATCAGCTCAAGAAGTAGAGCCTGGTATGTTAGCGATAAATATACCGCGTATTGATATTAGTTCAACATTAATCAGAGATAGAATTAAAAACGACGAAAATATTCAAGTTTTAGTTCCTCCTAGTGTAGAACAATATATCCGAGAGGAAGGTTTATATGAAAATTGA